From Mycoplasmopsis gallinacea, the proteins below share one genomic window:
- the alaS gene encoding alanine--tRNA ligase: MNSKQIRQMWIDFFQSKDHFLVPSQNLIPKNDPSLLWINSGVATLKDYFSGKKIPPSRRLVNSQKSIRTNDIENVGVTARHHTFFEMLGNFSIGDYFKKEAIAFAVEFLLEHLKLDPAKLYFTYYYEDLETKNLWMSHGFDESHLIPGTKDTNFWEVGSGPCGPNTEIFYDRGQKYDSRGIELLKEDIENDRYIEIWNIVFSTYNSDGEGNYTELKQKNIDTGAGFERIVSIMQDAPTNYDTDLFLPIIAKIEEYTDYKYDTNNYFINDKEQKEINTSFKVIADHMRTVVNAIADGAKPSNVGRGYILRRLIRRSVYKAMQLKVHKEIFLNELVEVVKNSLPFEYETKPIAEVIKNEELAFSKTIENGKAILNDFLKEDLKIFPGDVAFKLFETYGFPIELTSEILAENNIKIDYEQFEEARKRHSEASKGAKVSGMDKVINSLALITKKMDQFIGYEHTHNTTNVLALLDTEKNIESSNGISYLILEQTPFYATSGGQKHDRGYMVQNGNRIIILDVFKDKHGNHIHKVEGKVNVFDPIECFVDETIRLGLERNHSGTHLLFCALRTILGDSIKQLGSDNNEERLTFDMPADNKPSDEQIKQIEKLVRSYIAKDVKRNYLNMTTDKAKEMGAIMTLEEAEYMDPKNVRIVQFEGITADLCGGTHLSNTAKLENFKITNVEKKAAGVYRVRAISSNILVEEFLEEELNKFIEEANKAIERNEKLNSNYAFELNIPEDKEEAIDYLKNAIEKIREDYKTLLKEKESNVDFDYENVSKETINNQEFIIVSNLDKAHIKTIATTLREKNPLAVVVASSEGDSKMLVVASKAQDSNKIAQALFAILNGRGGGNAILSMGKISSSEDITEVIKGIKWEF; encoded by the coding sequence GAAAATGTTGGAGTAACAGCAAGACACCATACTTTCTTTGAAATGCTTGGTAACTTCTCAATTGGTGATTATTTTAAAAAAGAAGCTATTGCTTTTGCTGTTGAATTTTTACTTGAGCATTTAAAATTAGATCCAGCTAAACTTTACTTTACTTATTACTATGAAGATTTAGAAACTAAAAATCTTTGAATGAGCCATGGATTTGATGAATCACATTTAATCCCAGGAACTAAAGATACAAACTTTTGAGAAGTAGGGTCAGGGCCTTGTGGACCAAATACTGAAATTTTTTATGACCGTGGACAAAAGTATGATTCACGTGGAATTGAACTTTTAAAAGAAGATATTGAAAATGATCGTTACATTGAAATTTGAAACATTGTTTTTTCAACCTACAATTCAGATGGTGAAGGAAATTACACTGAGCTTAAACAAAAAAATATCGATACTGGTGCTGGGTTTGAAAGAATTGTGTCAATTATGCAAGATGCTCCTACTAATTATGATACTGACTTATTTTTACCTATAATTGCTAAAATTGAAGAATACACAGATTATAAATATGATACTAATAACTACTTTATTAATGATAAAGAGCAAAAAGAAATTAACACTTCATTTAAAGTTATTGCTGATCATATGAGAACAGTTGTTAATGCTATTGCTGATGGAGCTAAACCTTCAAACGTTGGACGTGGATACATTTTAAGAAGATTAATTCGTAGAAGTGTTTATAAAGCAATGCAATTAAAAGTTCATAAAGAAATTTTCTTAAATGAACTTGTAGAAGTTGTAAAAAACTCACTTCCTTTTGAATATGAAACCAAGCCAATTGCTGAAGTAATTAAAAATGAAGAGCTTGCTTTCTCAAAAACTATTGAAAATGGAAAAGCAATCTTAAATGACTTTTTAAAAGAAGATCTTAAAATTTTCCCTGGTGATGTAGCTTTCAAATTATTTGAAACATATGGGTTCCCAATTGAGCTTACCAGCGAAATTTTAGCTGAAAATAACATCAAAATTGATTATGAACAATTCGAAGAAGCTCGTAAGCGTCACTCTGAAGCTTCTAAGGGGGCTAAAGTTTCAGGAATGGATAAGGTAATTAACTCACTTGCCCTTATTACTAAAAAAATGGATCAATTCATTGGTTATGAACACACCCATAACACAACTAATGTTTTAGCTCTTTTAGATACTGAAAAAAATATTGAATCTTCTAACGGAATTAGCTACCTTATTTTAGAACAAACACCTTTTTATGCTACAAGTGGTGGTCAAAAACATGACCGTGGATATATGGTTCAAAACGGAAATAGAATCATTATTTTAGATGTATTTAAAGACAAACACGGAAATCACATTCACAAAGTTGAAGGAAAAGTAAATGTTTTTGATCCTATTGAATGTTTTGTTGATGAAACCATCAGATTAGGACTTGAAAGAAACCACAGTGGAACTCACCTTCTTTTCTGTGCTTTAAGAACTATTTTAGGTGATTCAATTAAACAACTTGGTTCAGATAATAATGAAGAACGTTTAACTTTCGATATGCCAGCTGATAATAAACCAAGCGATGAGCAAATTAAGCAAATTGAAAAATTAGTTCGCTCATACATTGCTAAAGATGTTAAACGTAATTACCTAAATATGACCACAGATAAAGCTAAAGAAATGGGTGCAATCATGACTTTAGAAGAAGCTGAATATATGGATCCTAAAAATGTAAGAATTGTTCAATTCGAAGGAATTACTGCTGACCTTTGTGGTGGAACTCACCTTTCAAATACTGCTAAACTGGAAAACTTTAAAATTACAAACGTAGAGAAAAAAGCTGCTGGAGTTTACCGGGTAAGAGCAATTAGCTCAAACATTTTAGTTGAAGAATTCTTAGAAGAAGAACTTAACAAATTCATTGAAGAAGCTAATAAAGCTATCGAAAGAAATGAAAAACTTAATTCAAATTATGCTTTTGAACTTAACATCCCTGAAGATAAAGAAGAAGCTATTGATTATCTTAAAAATGCAATTGAAAAAATTAGAGAAGATTACAAAACTCTTTTAAAAGAAAAAGAATCAAATGTTGATTTTGATTACGAAAATGTATCTAAAGAGACAATTAATAACCAAGAATTTATTATTGTTTCAAACTTAGATAAAGCTCACATTAAAACAATTGCTACAACACTTAGAGAAAAAAATCCGCTTGCAGTAGTAGTTGCTTCTTCAGAAGGGGATTCAAAAATGCTTGTAGTAGCTTCTAAAGCTCAAGATTCAAACAAAATTGCTCAAGCTCTTTTTGCTATCTTAAACGGTAGAGGTGGTGGAAACGCAATTTTATCAATGGGTAAAATTAGCTCAAGCGAAGATATAACTGAAGTTATTAAAGGTATTAAATGAGAGTTTTAG
- the ruvX gene encoding Holliday junction resolvase RuvX, whose translation MRVLGIDLGTKTCGFAITDESEIIASGLENFIFPKENDFNSAIDKIKEYLKTYKIGGFVLGYPLKISGEKSQRTLMVEDFCKMLLENFDLPIMYVNEQKSTIRAEEVMINAGMTRQKRKQHKDKLAAVIILQDYLDYYRGKWDEYSIRNS comes from the coding sequence ATGAGAGTTTTAGGAATTGATCTAGGAACTAAAACTTGCGGCTTTGCTATAACTGACGAAAGTGAAATTATCGCTTCAGGTCTTGAAAATTTTATTTTCCCTAAAGAAAATGATTTTAATAGTGCCATTGATAAAATCAAAGAGTACTTAAAAACCTATAAAATAGGTGGATTTGTCCTTGGTTATCCACTTAAAATCAGTGGTGAAAAAAGTCAAAGAACCCTTATGGTAGAAGATTTTTGCAAAATGCTTTTAGAAAATTTTGATTTGCCAATTATGTATGTTAATGAACAAAAATCCACAATTAGAGCTGAAGAAGTAATGATTAACGCTGGAATGACACGTCAAAAAAGAAAACAACACAAAGACAAGCTCGCTGCAGTTATTATCTTGCAAGATTACTTAGATTATTACAGAGGTAAATGAGATGAATATTCTATTAGAAACAGCTAA